A single window of Lutzomyia longipalpis isolate SR_M1_2022 chromosome 1, ASM2433408v1 DNA harbors:
- the LOC129790423 gene encoding SPRY domain-containing protein 7, whose amino-acid sequence MFCCLRNCLGDAFTTQTVPVRPRENPIHLDTTHMGHEVVLVKNGQRVCGSGGVLATAPLVQSKSYFEVKLQQNGHWSIGLATRNTDLNKAKGGTDADSWCLGSDNIVWHSDQEVHRLQKAPDGDEKQDEVLHLPAEGDTIGIAFDHVELNFYVNGQKLDVPVLNVRGTVYPALFVDDGAVLDILLDNFTYPPPVGFEKIMLEQSLL is encoded by the exons ATGTTTTGTTGCCTACGCAATTGCTTGGGGGATGCATTCACCACTCAAACGGTTCCGGTGCGTCCCCGTGAGAATCCCATTCATCTGGATACAACTCACATGG GGCACGAGGTTGTGCTAGTAAAGAATGGACAGAGAGTTTGTGGATCAGGGGGTGTTTTGGCAACGGCCCCACTGGTACAGTCCAAATCCTACTTTGAGGTGAAACTCCAACAGAATGGACACTGGTCCATAGGACTCGCCACAAGAAATACAGATCTCAATAAGGCCAAGGGTGGAACTGATGCAGACTCTTGGTGCCTGGGCTCAGACAACATTGTCTGGCACAGTGATCAGGAAGTACATCGTCTGCAGAAAGCCCCCGATGGGGATGAGAAGCAAGATGAAGTATTGCATTTACCAGCAGAAGGGGATACAATTGGGATTGCTTTTGATCACGTTGAGCTCAATTTTTACGTGAATGGACAGAAACTCGATGTACCCGTGCTCAATGTTCGAGGCACCGTCTATCCTGCACTATTTGTCGATGATGGAGCTGTTCTTGACATCCTCTTGGATAATTTCACATACCCACCCCCGGTGGGCTTTGAGAAAATCATGCTGGAGCAGTCACTCCTCTAG